In the Desertifilum tharense IPPAS B-1220 genome, GTGAGTTTTGGTTTAAGTTTAGAAGCACGCGGGTTCCTCCATGCTCCTACCTTAGCATCCTATAAACTGGAAAATCCACCCCCCGGACGCTATCAAATCGAAGTCTTTCCCCACCCAGCAACCATTAACTTATTTAACCTCAATCGGATTTTGAAATATAAAAAAGGGAAGCTTGCAGAACGTCGTGCGGAATTGATTAAACTACGTCATTACATTCAAAAGGTTCTCCCTAGCTTAGAACCCGCTTTATCAGTAGAAAGTTTACCCGAAATTCCCCAAACGGGAATAGCCTTAAAAGCGATTGAAGACAAGCTAGATAGCCTCATCTGTGCTTACGTCGCCGCTTACTGGTGGTATTGGGGAACCACCCAAAACCTAGTATTAGGCGAACCCACAGAAGGTTATATTATCGTTCCCTTACCGCATCAAAGATTAGATACTCAATTCTCTGAAAAAACAACTGAAACTCCAACTCACAAGTAGCATTATGTTGGGTTTCACTATCGTTCTACCCAACCTACCTTTCTGAATTCATTGCTAGTAGGTTGGGTCAAGCCATGCGCGACCCAACATATCCTATAATTATATTGAGTTTCTATTGTTCTACCCTAACTCCCGAAGAACACATTAGCGAGAATAGGTTAACTGAACTAAGCCAGAGTCAAAAGTTTGGCAATGCTGAAGCTTTAAATCGGCTTGAGATAAAGGCGGAAGAAATAACAGAATTCCTTCCCCTAAGATGATGGGGTGAATCGACAGAATAAATTCATCAATCTGTTCAAAACAAGATTGAATTAACCCTGCATCCCCAACCAGCCAAATGCTTTTACCCGGTTGCTGCTTAAGTTCACCAATAAAAGCCGCCGGATCGCGATTGATAAATTCTACCAGATTTGAGGAATCGCTTTGAGGTGTTTTAGAAAACACAAAGCCTTGCGTTCCAGTATAAGGATAATCGCCAAAACTTAAAACTTGCTCGTAGGTGAGGCGTCCCATCAATACCGTGTCAATAGTTGCGAAGAATTTACTATATCCATAGTCATCATCGGTAAATAGCCAGTCTACCTCGCCGGAAGTTCTGGCAATATAGCCATCAAGACTGGATGCAATATACAAAATCACTTTCCGCATCGTTACCTCTGACTCGCTGATAGGTAAAAGTTTTGCACGCTGTACCTTACTTATGAGATCCTCAAATAACGCCTCATCTTAAAGGAACTCAAACAATGGATGAACGCTTATTTTTGGATTCTAATCGCTGGTTAGACTGGGTGGCTGTATTTGGTTATATTGGCTTTACCGCCTTAATTACCTGGAAAGTCTTTACTTCCAAACCCAGAGATTGAAGCGCGTCTGAGTTGTTGCAAAATGGGAATGCGTTGATACTGCTCTGGACGAATTGTATCCCAATCTAGGCCTGTGGGTTGGGGGCGAGTTGGAGAAATTGCGATCGCATCTTGCGCCGTCACCACCCAATTTAGCAGCCAGTCATGGGGTAACATCGGCAAACGCTCATCCGCCACAATCTGCAAAGGGTGTACAGTTGTCACAATTGGCGTAGTCGCTTGCACCAAACCCAACATTCGCAGCATCGCCAATTCTAAATCTGCAAACCCTGCACCCTTCCCGGTTCTTCCCCCATTACGCGCCACCGCCACGCAGCCAACCACAGCTAAATCTATCGGTTGCATTTGGGCAAAACTCACCAGGCGGCCATA is a window encoding:
- a CDS encoding dihydrofolate reductase family protein, which produces MRKVILYIASSLDGYIARTSGEVDWLFTDDDYGYSKFFATIDTVLMGRLTYEQVLSFGDYPYTGTQGFVFSKTPQSDSSNLVEFINRDPAAFIGELKQQPGKSIWLVGDAGLIQSCFEQIDEFILSIHPIILGEGILLFLPPLSQADLKLQHCQTFDSGLVQLTYSR
- a CDS encoding 5-formyltetrahydrofolate cyclo-ligase, which translates into the protein MSQVEGSWGGYHPQKDRLRGEIWQRLKQEGVAVGDPVDRIPNFVGAGEAAVRLASLDVWQQAKTVKCNPDSPQIPVRLRALQEGKRLYMAVPRLTDARCFVELTAEGLQEKQIPLEQVAIAHHALSYGRLVSFAQMQPIDLAVVGCVAVARNGGRTGKGAGFADLELAMLRMLGLVQATTPIVTTVHPLQIVADERLPMLPHDWLLNWVVTAQDAIAISPTRPQPTGLDWDTIRPEQYQRIPILQQLRRASISGFGSKDFPGN